A genomic stretch from Bradyrhizobium sp. 195 includes:
- a CDS encoding GntR family transcriptional regulator, translated as MKQPLKHRTLSAAIVDQLRQAILDGSYPAGSQLRQDALGEAYGVSRIPVREALFQLEAEGLVRIVPQRGAIVSELSLDEINDVFDLRRILEPRLLAQSAPRFTTEDFEGLDEIHKSFEKAIKARNVSEWGQLNADFHMALYVHAPQPRTRAIVLSLLQTSDRYTRLQLSNTKAMGTAEKEHAHLIALCRAQKVDEACRFLERHIEAVRKDLLQVVANAPKGRRKSVP; from the coding sequence ATGAAACAGCCTCTGAAGCATCGCACCTTGTCGGCGGCGATTGTCGATCAGCTCCGCCAGGCGATCCTAGACGGTAGCTATCCGGCCGGATCGCAACTGCGCCAGGATGCGCTCGGTGAGGCCTATGGCGTCAGCCGGATCCCCGTTCGCGAAGCGCTGTTTCAGTTGGAGGCGGAAGGCCTCGTGCGCATCGTTCCGCAGAGGGGCGCCATCGTCTCGGAGCTGTCGCTGGACGAAATCAACGATGTCTTCGACCTCCGCCGTATCCTGGAGCCGCGATTGCTGGCGCAGTCGGCGCCGCGTTTCACGACAGAGGATTTCGAGGGGCTCGACGAGATTCACAAAAGCTTCGAGAAGGCGATCAAGGCGCGCAATGTCAGTGAATGGGGGCAGCTCAACGCCGACTTCCACATGGCGCTCTACGTGCACGCCCCGCAGCCGCGCACCCGCGCAATCGTGCTGTCGCTGCTCCAGACCAGCGACCGCTACACCCGCCTCCAGCTCTCCAACACCAAGGCGATGGGGACGGCGGAAAAGGAGCACGCCCATCTGATCGCGCTCTGCCGCGCGCAGAAGGTTGACGAGGCCTGCCGCTTCCTGGAGCGGCACATCGAAGCCGTGCGCAAGGATCTGTTGCAGGTGGTGGCGAACGCGCCGAAGGGGCGGCGGAAGAGCGTGCCATAA
- a CDS encoding TRAP transporter substrate-binding protein — MPLSRRRFLAASAAASVFAPSLALAQAKEFRLGLITPNGHSWNKAALKFGDDLKAASNGRLTLTVFHSGQLGNETAMMQQLQSGALDMGFIQAAELGSRVPHIAAINAPYIVRSTPSVAKFVRHPAAVKLFDVLPQETGTIGLGWGITGMRAVFSSKDLNTLADIKGMKLRINPTPVYRDFYSSLGAAPTPIPTPQVFDAMANGQVDGLEADLEFSWNQRFDKVSKVILQMNAVFMPMAAVVSGRVWQSLPPADRELITKLVKSTLDAQIDELAGNEPALIENFKKAPIPIRQVDAKDTEAVIAEFDKIWLPKAPVLAELRKVGATL, encoded by the coding sequence ATGCCGCTCTCACGCCGCCGCTTTCTCGCCGCCAGTGCCGCCGCATCGGTGTTCGCGCCGTCGCTGGCGCTCGCCCAGGCCAAGGAATTCCGCCTCGGCCTGATCACGCCGAACGGCCATTCCTGGAACAAGGCCGCGCTCAAATTCGGCGACGATCTCAAGGCGGCATCCAATGGTCGCCTGACATTGACCGTGTTCCACTCCGGCCAGCTCGGCAATGAGACCGCGATGATGCAGCAATTGCAGTCCGGCGCGCTCGACATGGGCTTCATCCAGGCCGCCGAGCTCGGCTCGCGCGTGCCGCACATCGCCGCGATCAACGCGCCCTACATCGTCCGTTCGACGCCGTCGGTCGCGAAATTCGTGCGGCATCCGGCGGCGGTGAAACTGTTCGACGTGCTGCCGCAGGAGACCGGCACGATCGGGCTCGGCTGGGGCATCACCGGCATGCGCGCGGTGTTCTCCTCAAAGGACCTGAACACGCTGGCCGACATCAAGGGCATGAAGCTGCGCATCAACCCGACGCCGGTCTATCGCGATTTCTATTCCTCGCTGGGTGCTGCGCCTACCCCGATCCCGACGCCGCAGGTGTTCGACGCGATGGCCAACGGCCAGGTCGACGGCCTCGAGGCCGATCTCGAATTCTCCTGGAACCAGCGCTTCGACAAGGTGTCGAAGGTGATCCTCCAGATGAATGCCGTCTTCATGCCGATGGCGGCCGTCGTCTCCGGCCGGGTCTGGCAGTCACTGCCGCCCGCCGACCGCGAGCTGATCACCAAGCTGGTGAAGTCGACGCTGGACGCACAGATCGACGAGCTTGCCGGCAACGAGCCGGCGTTGATCGAGAATTTCAAGAAGGCACCGATCCCGATCCGCCAGGTCGACGCCAAGGATACCGAGGCCGTCATTGCCGAATTCGACAAGATCTGGCTGCCCAAGGCCCCCGTCCTCGCCGAGCTGCGCAAGGTCGGCGCGACGCTCTAA
- a CDS encoding TRAP transporter large permease yields MSVFGIGVAYGVATLMIMFSGMPIAFALGAVAVVFMAIYMPSASLDTVTQNVYEEMASITLLSIPLFILKGAAIGKSRAGQDLYSALHAWLHRVPGGLGVANVFACALFAAMAGSSPATCSAIGSAGIPEMRKRGYSGGFAAGIIAAGGTLGILLPPSITMILFAVAAEKSLGRLFLAGIGPGLLLVSLFGAYAVIRFRQEYAAAEAIYKNGGPEAAILARDEYTLAERFSVLPRVIPFVLLLTGVMIALYGGYATPSETAGLGGLLALALIAAIYSVWRPSDLAPIMKSTIRESTMLMMIIGMSLLYSYVMSYLHISQSVAESIVAMHLPRWELLFAILVMVVVLGFFLPPVSIILMTAPIILPPLRAANFDIIWFGVVMTIVMEMGLIHPPVGLNIFVIRNVAPDIPLREVIWGTLPFVLLMMLAVLLLCFFPAISTGLPDLVMGPDGSR; encoded by the coding sequence ATGAGCGTGTTCGGTATCGGCGTTGCCTACGGCGTTGCGACGTTGATGATAATGTTCTCGGGCATGCCGATCGCGTTCGCGCTCGGCGCGGTCGCGGTCGTGTTCATGGCCATCTACATGCCCTCGGCCTCTCTCGATACGGTGACGCAGAACGTCTACGAGGAAATGGCCTCGATCACGCTGCTGTCGATCCCGCTCTTCATCCTGAAGGGCGCCGCGATCGGCAAGTCGCGCGCGGGCCAGGATCTCTATTCGGCGCTGCATGCCTGGCTGCATCGCGTGCCCGGCGGCCTCGGCGTTGCCAACGTGTTCGCCTGCGCGCTGTTCGCGGCAATGGCAGGGTCCTCGCCCGCGACCTGCTCGGCGATCGGTTCGGCCGGCATCCCCGAGATGCGCAAGCGCGGCTATTCCGGCGGCTTCGCCGCAGGGATCATCGCCGCCGGCGGCACGCTCGGCATCCTGCTGCCGCCCTCGATCACCATGATCCTGTTCGCGGTCGCTGCGGAAAAGTCGCTCGGGCGGCTGTTCCTCGCCGGCATCGGCCCCGGCCTGCTGCTGGTCTCGCTGTTCGGCGCCTACGCCGTGATCCGCTTCCGCCAGGAATATGCGGCGGCCGAAGCGATCTACAAGAACGGCGGACCGGAAGCCGCGATCCTCGCCCGCGACGAGTACACGCTGGCCGAACGCTTCAGCGTGCTGCCGCGCGTCATCCCCTTCGTGCTGCTGCTGACCGGCGTCATGATCGCGCTCTATGGCGGCTACGCCACGCCGTCGGAAACCGCCGGCCTCGGCGGTCTTCTCGCTCTGGCGCTGATCGCGGCGATCTACAGCGTCTGGCGGCCGAGCGATCTCGCCCCGATCATGAAATCGACGATCCGGGAATCGACCATGCTGATGATGATCATCGGCATGTCGCTGCTCTATTCCTACGTGATGAGCTATCTGCACATCTCGCAATCGGTCGCCGAATCCATCGTCGCGATGCACCTGCCGCGCTGGGAGCTCTTGTTCGCGATCCTCGTCATGGTGGTCGTGCTCGGCTTCTTCCTGCCGCCGGTTTCGATCATCCTGATGACCGCCCCGATCATCCTGCCGCCGCTCCGCGCCGCGAACTTCGACATCATCTGGTTCGGCGTGGTCATGACCATCGTGATGGAGATGGGGCTGATCCATCCGCCGGTCGGCCTCAACATCTTCGTCATCCGCAACGTCGCGCCCGACATCCCCTTGCGCGAGGTGATCTGGGGTACCCTGCCCTTCGTGCTGCTGATGATGCTCGCGGTGCTGCTGCTGTGTTTCTTTCCGGCGATTTCGACCGGGCTGCCGGACCTGGTGATGGGGCCGGACGGAAGCAGGTAG
- a CDS encoding hydroxymethylglutaryl-CoA lyase produces MSDQVRIVEMGPRDGLQNEKVPVGVEARIAFVEALVAAGLDTVEVGAFVSPKAIPQMASSDAVLRGVAHVTGAEFHVLVPNEKGYDAARAAGAKVVSVFAAASEGFSRANINCTVAESIERFKPVLARAKADGVKVRGYISCVLGCPFDGEIKPKAVADLANTLFELGCYEISLGDTIGVGTPAKAKEMLRAVAANIPTGKLAMHFHDTYGQALANLYAGMEEGVHVIDAAAGGLGGCPYAPGATGNVATEDVVYMLEGMGVRTGIDMEKLLAATNEMSGLLGKPPVSRVASALNAKKKRAATSAS; encoded by the coding sequence ATGAGCGACCAGGTCCGCATCGTCGAAATGGGGCCGCGCGACGGGCTCCAGAACGAGAAGGTTCCGGTCGGCGTCGAGGCCCGCATCGCCTTTGTCGAGGCGCTGGTCGCGGCCGGTCTCGATACGGTCGAGGTCGGCGCCTTCGTCTCGCCCAAGGCGATCCCGCAAATGGCGAGCTCGGATGCCGTGCTGCGCGGCGTTGCCCATGTGACGGGCGCCGAATTCCACGTGCTGGTGCCGAACGAGAAGGGCTATGACGCCGCGCGCGCCGCCGGCGCGAAAGTGGTCTCGGTGTTCGCTGCGGCCTCCGAAGGCTTTTCCCGCGCCAATATCAATTGCACGGTCGCGGAGTCCATCGAGCGGTTCAAGCCGGTGCTGGCGCGCGCCAAGGCCGATGGCGTCAAGGTGCGCGGCTATATCTCCTGCGTGCTGGGCTGCCCGTTCGACGGCGAGATCAAGCCAAAGGCGGTCGCCGATCTCGCGAACACGCTGTTCGAACTCGGCTGCTACGAGATCTCGCTCGGCGATACCATCGGCGTCGGCACGCCTGCCAAGGCCAAGGAGATGCTGCGCGCGGTTGCCGCCAATATCCCAACCGGCAAGCTGGCAATGCATTTCCACGACACCTACGGCCAGGCGCTCGCCAATCTCTATGCTGGGATGGAGGAGGGCGTCCACGTCATCGATGCCGCCGCGGGCGGCCTCGGCGGCTGCCCCTATGCACCGGGCGCGACCGGCAATGTCGCGACCGAGGACGTCGTCTACATGCTCGAAGGCATGGGCGTCAGGACCGGCATCGACATGGAGAAGCTGCTGGCGGCCACGAACGAGATGAGCGGCCTGCTCGGCAAGCCGCCCGTGAGCCGGGTGGCGTCCGCGCTGAACGCGAAGAAGAAGCGGGCCGCGACTTCAGCTTCGTAG
- a CDS encoding dihydrodipicolinate synthase family protein has product MTRHVSWEGVFPAVTTQFNDDLSLNIDATAKVMDGLIRDGVSGLIVCGSVGENTSLERKEKVAIMETAKSVAAGRVPVLCGIAEFTTAFAVETAREAARVGIDGVMVMPALVYSSKPHETAAHFRAVATATDLPVMLYNNPPIYKNDVTPDILASLADVETVVCFKDSSGDTRRFIDTRNMVGDRFVLFAGLDDVIVESVAMGAVGWVSGMSNAFPREGETLFRLAKAGRFAEAMPLYEWFMPLLHLDARPDLVQCIKLCEHIMGRGTALTRPPRLALLPQEKAEVEAMMAKALKNRPRLPDVGLKAA; this is encoded by the coding sequence ATGACCCGCCACGTTTCCTGGGAAGGCGTCTTCCCTGCCGTTACCACGCAATTCAATGACGACCTGTCGCTCAATATCGACGCAACTGCCAAGGTGATGGACGGGTTGATCCGCGATGGCGTCTCCGGCCTGATCGTCTGCGGCTCCGTCGGCGAGAACACGTCGCTTGAGCGCAAGGAGAAGGTCGCGATCATGGAAACCGCGAAGTCGGTCGCGGCCGGCCGCGTGCCCGTGCTGTGCGGCATCGCGGAATTCACCACCGCCTTCGCAGTCGAGACGGCCAGGGAAGCCGCGCGTGTCGGCATCGACGGCGTGATGGTGATGCCAGCCCTGGTCTATTCGTCCAAGCCGCACGAGACCGCCGCGCATTTCCGCGCCGTCGCCACCGCGACCGACCTGCCGGTGATGCTCTACAACAATCCGCCGATCTACAAGAACGACGTCACCCCCGACATCCTGGCCTCGCTGGCGGACGTCGAGACGGTCGTCTGCTTCAAGGATTCCTCCGGCGACACGCGGCGCTTCATCGACACCCGCAACATGGTCGGCGACCGCTTCGTGCTGTTCGCGGGGCTCGACGACGTCATCGTCGAGAGCGTCGCGATGGGCGCCGTGGGTTGGGTCTCGGGTATGTCGAACGCCTTCCCGCGCGAGGGCGAGACGCTGTTCCGTCTGGCCAAGGCGGGGCGCTTCGCCGAGGCGATGCCGCTCTACGAATGGTTCATGCCGCTGTTGCATCTCGACGCGCGGCCGGACCTCGTCCAGTGCATCAAGCTGTGCGAGCACATTATGGGCCGCGGCACCGCGCTGACCCGCCCGCCGCGCCTGGCGCTGCTACCGCAGGAGAAGGCTGAGGTCGAGGCCATGATGGCCAAGGCGCTCAAGAACCGGCCGCGTCTGCCGGACGTGGGGCTGAAGGCGGCTTAA
- a CDS encoding TRAP transporter small permease: MSHGPLPDRDGPANAVAGTGPAAAIDRGLAVLNTIIVVFAAVALVAACMILSYSVLSRALFKAANYWQDEAAVFLLVGATFMTAAYVQQNRGHIGIEAFVGLLSPLANKIRLWLVDAATFLFCAFFTWKSWTLAHEAYVDGQVSNSMWSPPLAIPYSLMALGMSLLCIQILVQLALPFTGAKRP, translated from the coding sequence ATGAGCCACGGTCCGCTTCCGGATCGTGATGGCCCGGCAAACGCTGTCGCGGGCACAGGCCCTGCGGCAGCGATTGATCGCGGCCTTGCCGTCCTCAACACCATCATCGTGGTGTTCGCAGCGGTCGCTCTGGTCGCCGCTTGCATGATCCTGAGCTACAGCGTGCTCAGCCGCGCGCTGTTCAAGGCCGCCAATTACTGGCAGGACGAGGCCGCCGTGTTCCTGCTGGTCGGAGCGACCTTCATGACGGCGGCCTATGTGCAGCAGAACCGCGGCCATATCGGCATCGAGGCCTTCGTCGGCCTGCTGTCGCCGCTGGCGAACAAGATCCGGCTTTGGCTGGTCGACGCCGCCACGTTCCTGTTCTGCGCCTTCTTCACCTGGAAATCCTGGACACTGGCCCATGAAGCCTATGTCGACGGCCAGGTCTCCAACTCGATGTGGTCGCCGCCGCTCGCGATCCCCTATTCGCTGATGGCACTTGGCATGAGCCTGCTCTGCATCCAGATCCTCGTGCAGCTTGCGCTGCCCTTCACCGGAGCCAAGCGTCCATGA
- a CDS encoding pentapeptide MXKDX repeat protein, whose product MTIRTRIVLGVSAAALSLGLAFAPAAFAQDKMGKDDGMMKKDTMSKDGMMKKDTMSKDDGMKKDHMSKDGMKKDDGMMKKN is encoded by the coding sequence ATGACCATTCGCACCCGTATCGTGCTCGGCGTCTCGGCTGCCGCTCTCTCGCTTGGCCTCGCGTTTGCGCCGGCAGCCTTTGCTCAGGACAAGATGGGCAAGGATGACGGGATGATGAAGAAGGATACGATGTCCAAGGACGGCATGATGAAGAAGGACACCATGTCCAAGGACGACGGCATGAAGAAGGACCACATGTCGAAGGACGGGATGAAGAAAGACGACGGAATGATGAAGAAGAACTGA
- a CDS encoding acetyl/propionyl/methylcrotonyl-CoA carboxylase subunit alpha produces the protein MDRSKLYRRFRTLLIANRGEIACRVIRTARAMGLRTVAVYSEADRDAMHVALADEAVLLGPARARDSYLNVERLIEAARKTGAEAVHPGYGFLSENAEFAHACLEAGLVFVGPTAGMMTAMGSKSGSKALMEEAGVPLVPGYHGDAQNDATLAKAAEKVGFPILVKASAGGGGRGMRIVRSADELGPAIVSAKREAKAAFGDDRMLIEKYVDNPRHIEVQIIGDSHGNLLSLFERECTLQRRHQKVIEEAPSPTLNPAQREAVCAAARKAAGAVNYVGAGTIEFVSDGKDVFFIEMNTRLQVEHPVTELITGIDLVEWQLRVAFGEALPLKQDEIKLNGHAVEARVYAENPTKNFMPSVGRISTWRLPEETGGLRIDAGYREGDSVSPYYDAMLAKMIAWAPTRDVAIERLNRGLEESDVRGIVTNIPFLSALMTHPKVRTNAIDTGFIERELAVLTQAAPAPGELELCAAVAAIVNDERQVAQGEANSPWQTFGWQPVGRRQRSFAFRVGHGAEQKIALNYGSGPSTLVIGDRELAFAIAPKDGGFDLTLDGVKSQVAAVIDGHELYLRTRNGRFDLHLVDPFGGETEEHAGEDKIAAPLPGTVVAVLAEEGATLEKGAPILTLEVMKMEQTLRAPYAGVLKSIKCKVGDIVQEGVELAVVEPAGE, from the coding sequence ATGGACCGCTCAAAGCTCTACCGGCGTTTTCGCACGCTCCTGATCGCCAACCGCGGCGAGATCGCCTGCCGCGTCATCCGCACCGCCCGCGCCATGGGCCTGCGCACGGTCGCGGTCTATTCCGAGGCCGACCGCGACGCGATGCATGTCGCGCTCGCGGATGAGGCCGTGCTGCTCGGGCCCGCGCGCGCCCGCGACAGCTATCTCAATGTCGAGCGGCTGATCGAGGCTGCGCGCAAGACCGGCGCGGAAGCCGTGCACCCCGGCTACGGCTTCCTGTCGGAGAATGCGGAGTTCGCGCACGCCTGCCTTGAGGCCGGCCTCGTCTTCGTCGGCCCGACCGCCGGGATGATGACGGCGATGGGCTCGAAGTCCGGCTCCAAGGCGCTGATGGAGGAGGCCGGCGTGCCGCTGGTGCCCGGCTATCACGGCGACGCGCAGAACGATGCAACGCTGGCGAAGGCCGCCGAGAAGGTCGGTTTCCCGATCCTGGTGAAGGCGTCCGCGGGCGGCGGCGGCCGCGGTATGCGGATCGTGCGCTCGGCGGACGAACTTGGGCCCGCGATCGTCAGCGCCAAGCGGGAAGCAAAAGCCGCGTTCGGCGATGACCGTATGCTGATCGAAAAATATGTCGACAATCCCCGCCACATCGAAGTGCAGATCATCGGCGACAGCCACGGCAATCTGCTCTCGCTGTTCGAGCGCGAATGCACGTTGCAGCGCCGGCACCAGAAAGTGATCGAGGAGGCGCCGTCGCCGACGCTCAATCCTGCCCAGCGCGAGGCGGTCTGCGCTGCCGCGCGAAAGGCTGCGGGCGCAGTGAATTATGTCGGCGCCGGCACGATCGAATTCGTCTCGGACGGCAAGGACGTGTTCTTCATCGAGATGAACACCCGTCTCCAGGTCGAGCATCCCGTGACCGAGTTGATCACCGGAATCGACCTCGTCGAATGGCAGTTGCGCGTCGCCTTCGGCGAGGCGCTGCCGTTGAAGCAGGACGAGATCAAGCTCAACGGCCACGCCGTCGAGGCGCGCGTCTACGCGGAAAACCCAACCAAGAACTTCATGCCGTCGGTCGGCAGGATCTCGACCTGGCGGTTGCCGGAGGAGACTGGTGGCTTGCGTATCGATGCCGGCTATCGCGAAGGTGATAGCGTATCGCCCTATTACGACGCGATGCTCGCAAAGATGATCGCCTGGGCGCCGACGCGGGATGTCGCGATCGAGCGGCTCAATCGCGGGCTGGAAGAGTCCGACGTTCGCGGCATCGTCACCAACATCCCCTTCCTGTCGGCGCTGATGACGCATCCAAAAGTGCGGACCAATGCGATCGACACCGGCTTCATCGAGCGCGAGCTGGCGGTTCTGACACAGGCCGCGCCGGCGCCCGGAGAGCTCGAGCTGTGCGCGGCAGTGGCAGCGATCGTCAACGATGAGCGGCAAGTCGCGCAAGGGGAGGCGAATTCACCCTGGCAGACGTTTGGCTGGCAGCCGGTCGGCCGCCGCCAGCGCAGCTTTGCCTTCCGCGTCGGCCACGGAGCCGAGCAGAAGATCGCGCTGAACTACGGCAGCGGGCCGTCGACGCTGGTGATCGGCGACCGCGAGCTGGCGTTTGCGATTGCGCCGAAGGACGGCGGCTTCGATCTGACGCTGGACGGCGTCAAATCGCAGGTCGCAGCCGTGATCGACGGCCATGAGCTCTACTTGCGCACGCGCAACGGGCGCTTCGATCTGCATTTGGTCGATCCGTTCGGCGGCGAGACCGAGGAGCATGCCGGAGAGGACAAGATCGCTGCGCCGCTGCCGGGAACGGTCGTCGCGGTATTGGCCGAGGAGGGCGCGACGCTCGAGAAGGGCGCGCCGATCCTGACGCTCGAAGTGATGAAGATGGAGCAGACGCTGCGCGCGCCCTATGCCGGCGTGCTGAAATCCATCAAGTGCAAGGTCGGCGACATCGTGCAGGAGGGCGTCGAGCTCGCCGTGGTCGAGCCTGCGGGAGAGTGA
- a CDS encoding TRAP transporter substrate-binding protein, translated as MFTRRHLLATAVATPAILRFGTGTAQAATTLKISHQFPGGTIDKGDFRDRLCRMFAAEVAKRSNGDIAAEIYPNSSLIKTNAQFSAMRKGALDISLYPMPYAGGELPETNIGLMPGLVTTYDQGLRWKKEPVGKALTDFLADKGIILLTWVWQAGGVASRSKPIVAPEDAKGLKVRGGSREMDMVLQTAGASVLSVPSNEIYAAMQTGACDAGITSSTSLISFRLEEVAKSLTSGAGASYWFMLEPLMMSKAIFDKLPKNQQDILLTVGTELEAFGRKGAQDDDVEVAKVYEKAGAKVSALDAATVGKWRDIARDTAWKDYSAKTATAANLLKLATDVAA; from the coding sequence ATGTTCACGCGCCGCCATCTGCTCGCGACCGCTGTCGCCACACCCGCCATTCTCCGCTTCGGCACCGGCACCGCACAGGCCGCCACCACGCTGAAGATCTCGCACCAGTTTCCGGGGGGCACCATCGACAAGGGTGATTTCCGCGATCGGCTCTGCCGCATGTTCGCCGCCGAAGTTGCCAAGCGCAGCAATGGCGACATCGCCGCCGAAATCTATCCGAACTCCTCGCTGATCAAGACCAACGCGCAGTTCTCCGCGATGCGCAAGGGCGCGCTCGACATCTCGCTCTATCCGATGCCCTATGCCGGCGGCGAGCTGCCCGAGACCAATATCGGCCTGATGCCCGGCCTTGTGACCACCTACGACCAGGGCCTGCGCTGGAAGAAGGAGCCGGTCGGCAAGGCGCTGACCGATTTCCTCGCCGATAAGGGCATCATCCTGCTCACCTGGGTCTGGCAGGCCGGCGGCGTCGCCAGCCGCTCCAAGCCGATCGTGGCGCCAGAAGATGCCAAGGGCCTGAAGGTGCGCGGCGGCTCGCGCGAGATGGACATGGTGCTGCAGACCGCCGGCGCCTCGGTGCTGTCGGTGCCGTCGAACGAAATCTACGCGGCGATGCAGACCGGCGCCTGCGATGCCGGCATCACCTCTTCGACCAGCCTGATCTCGTTCCGTCTGGAAGAGGTCGCCAAATCCCTGACCTCGGGTGCGGGCGCCTCGTACTGGTTCATGCTCGAGCCGCTGATGATGTCCAAGGCGATCTTCGACAAGCTGCCGAAGAACCAGCAGGACATCCTGCTCACGGTGGGCACCGAGCTCGAAGCCTTCGGCCGCAAGGGCGCTCAGGACGACGACGTCGAGGTCGCCAAGGTCTACGAGAAGGCAGGCGCGAAGGTCTCGGCGCTCGACGCTGCGACCGTCGGCAAGTGGCGTGACATCGCGCGCGACACGGCGTGGAAGGATTACAGCGCCAAGACCGCGACCGCGGCAAACCTGCTCAAGCTCGCCACCGACGTTGCGGCATGA
- a CDS encoding TRAP transporter small permease — translation MIEQTMPTTRALSVRRTIVRMSSALLAFERLALMGLMYLLTGLILVNVVTRYSRFPIYWIDESAVYCVVWLTFIGASAMTRLRLDFAVTMLTERLSPQHQKIAKMISTGLVVVFGVALIVTCVLWMDPVGLARVGFDGRKLAAETFNFLYTEHTQTLNWPTWVMYLTLPIFAVSMTIHGLANLLEDIGLVPRTPLTGFQLSELDGVN, via the coding sequence ATGATCGAGCAGACGATGCCGACCACGCGCGCGCTCAGCGTCCGACGTACGATCGTCCGGATGTCGAGCGCCCTGCTCGCCTTCGAGCGCCTGGCGCTGATGGGTCTGATGTATCTGCTCACCGGTCTGATCCTGGTGAACGTCGTCACCCGCTACTCGCGTTTCCCGATCTACTGGATCGATGAATCCGCGGTGTATTGCGTGGTCTGGCTGACCTTCATCGGTGCTTCCGCGATGACGCGGCTGCGGCTCGACTTCGCTGTGACTATGTTGACGGAGCGTCTTTCGCCGCAGCACCAGAAGATCGCCAAGATGATCTCGACCGGCCTCGTCGTCGTGTTCGGCGTCGCCCTGATCGTGACCTGCGTGCTCTGGATGGACCCGGTTGGGCTGGCACGCGTCGGCTTCGACGGGCGCAAGCTCGCGGCTGAGACCTTCAACTTCCTCTACACCGAGCATACCCAGACGCTGAACTGGCCGACCTGGGTGATGTACCTGACGCTGCCGATCTTCGCGGTGTCGATGACCATTCATGGTCTCGCCAATCTCTTGGAAGATATCGGGCTGGTCCCGCGCACGCCACTGACGGGCTTTCAGCTCTCCGAGCTGGACGGGGTGAACTGA
- a CDS encoding TRAP transporter large permease, which yields MITSAAFMAFMLVGVPIGLCLCLAGLVYIAASGNPVLFQSYPLQLFGGVDSYGLIAIPLFILIGEIMNGGGITRRIVDMAMAFVGSLKGGLAYVNILANMFISSILGSATAQVAIMAQIMVPEMEKKGYDKTFAAGLTAYGGMLGPIIPPSVMFVVYSVLAQVSVSDMLIAGIVPGVILTVMFCLVIALMGYIYNYPRADYQTPRQRVMAILRTSPTLLIPIVIVGTILGGLANATESAAVGAVAAALVGKFWTKEFEFSQLPQMMLRSAIYSAIVLFLVAAAAVFSWVLIFGKVPQETAAWIQTAAKDPVSFMLICNVILLVIGTVIDGIPGLIMTVPILLPVATEVYHIDPRHFGVVVVINLVLGLLSPPVGLCFFVAAAVTGAKPGKMFMVTLPFFVISCVLLVLLSLYPSLSLILVK from the coding sequence ATGATCACATCAGCGGCCTTCATGGCGTTCATGCTGGTCGGCGTGCCGATCGGGCTTTGCCTGTGCCTCGCCGGCCTCGTCTACATCGCCGCATCCGGCAATCCCGTGCTGTTCCAGTCCTATCCGCTCCAGCTCTTCGGCGGCGTCGACAGCTACGGCCTGATCGCCATCCCGCTCTTCATCCTGATCGGCGAGATCATGAATGGCGGCGGCATCACCCGGCGCATCGTCGACATGGCGATGGCCTTCGTCGGCTCGCTCAAGGGAGGGCTCGCCTACGTCAACATCCTCGCCAACATGTTCATCTCCTCGATCCTGGGATCAGCGACCGCGCAGGTGGCGATCATGGCCCAGATCATGGTCCCGGAGATGGAGAAGAAGGGCTACGACAAGACCTTTGCGGCCGGCCTCACCGCCTATGGCGGCATGCTCGGCCCGATCATCCCGCCCTCGGTGATGTTCGTGGTTTACAGCGTCCTGGCGCAGGTCTCGGTCAGCGACATGCTGATCGCCGGGATCGTGCCGGGCGTGATCCTCACGGTCATGTTCTGCCTCGTCATCGCGCTGATGGGATACATCTACAACTATCCGCGCGCGGACTATCAGACGCCGCGCCAGCGCGTCATGGCCATCCTGCGGACGTCTCCGACGCTGCTGATCCCGATCGTCATCGTCGGCACCATTCTCGGCGGCCTCGCCAACGCGACCGAATCCGCAGCCGTCGGTGCCGTCGCAGCCGCACTGGTCGGAAAGTTCTGGACCAAGGAGTTCGAGTTCTCCCAGCTGCCGCAGATGATGCTGCGTAGCGCCATCTATTCGGCGATCGTGCTGTTCCTGGTCGCGGCCGCGGCGGTGTTCTCCTGGGTCCTGATCTTCGGCAAGGTGCCGCAGGAGACGGCCGCCTGGATCCAGACCGCCGCCAAGGACCCCGTCAGCTTCATGCTGATCTGCAACGTGATCCTGCTGGTGATCGGCACTGTCATCGACGGCATTCCCGGCCTGATCATGACGGTGCCGATCCTGCTGCCGGTCGCCACCGAGGTCTATCACATCGATCCCAGGCATTTTGGCGTGGTGGTGGTGATCAATCTGGTGCTTGGCCTGCTGTCGCCGCCGGTCGGGCTCTGCTTCTTCGTCGCGGCCGCCGTCACCGGCGCCAAGCCCGGCAAGATGTTCATGGTGACGCTGCCGTTCTTCGTCATCTCCTGCGTCCTCCTCGTGCTGCTCTCGCTCTATCCGTCGCTCTCGCTGATCCTCGTCAAATAG